In the genome of Chrysoperla carnea chromosome 5, inChrCarn1.1, whole genome shotgun sequence, the window TAAGGCCATCTTGACAGTTACTTCAGATTGGATGTAAATTTGAGAGACTGTTGTCGAGATTTTCTCTAACAtcttttttcctctttttcCTTTTCAGAGTCCTCTTTacgcaattaaaatatttgcagGCTCCCTGAAAAAGGAGCCCTCGgttatgaaatttttcgttttagaCACGACTTTGACAACaaccttcaaattttcaaccGTTCTGAAATATCTGTCAAATACTATGCCTGACTCCAAgtgtattttgtttatacttttttgtaaaaacctCAACACAAGCCCTGAAtgtcaataaatttgtatttgtgaTATAATATATTGGCCATTAATATTCGCAATAGAGAGAgatagattttatatttattttttattaataacattcgtttttttttttttttttatatatatagatagtaaTAATAGCTGCTCTCCGGCCattcaaaacatttaataaaacatcGCATTACTCCAATTTTCCAAAAAGTCATCACACATTTAACTTCCCCGTTTTAaggtacataataatataaagattGTTCCaagcaaaattcaaaatcagAAATTCTGGAATACTTATTAGAAGTTTAAATTTTAGGTTCCAAACAATATATATACgcagaatttcaaattttccagTGTGCTTACTGAACAgacttattaataaatatatattttaaaaagttttgtaaaaatttctcaaaaaacctaatatatgtgtgtatttatgtttttttttttttgttaatgtgtagtataaatagtttttgatcaaaaattaattcagcCCGGTCTATACTAATGCCTATGTCATGCACATGGTCGTAGAAtaacaaattacttttaaatttcggGAGAAATGATGATTAAGTACAAATATTGCTcactttttgctaaaacctaGTAAAATGTGTTTCTTGGTTGTCGAATAtcattgattaaataaataaaataaataaacaataaacaataaattgttgatTAAATGGAACGGTAGATGTAAAGGTaggcataaaaattaataaataggcaacttgtattgcGTATAAGTAATACAAATTGcctacttattttttaaatacaccttTATATTTACGCAACACGTCTTGAGTTTGATTATCAATTACcatgataaatgaaaatttttctcgtaattcattaaaaatgagaAACAGAAACTTCTGGGCAAGAGAAATAGAAACCTCAGTTTTACATCCTTATTTAAATACTCTCCTTAtgtttgtcttttttaaaatttatttttaatctcctGAATTAACCTTAtagtattttcatttatcattCAATACTCTAGAATGGATTTtcattcttaaatatttaaattcctGCTTTAATAACCGACCGACGACATATGTGATATTGTAGACCGAGCTTCATAGAGGCATTTTAAgaacgttttattttaaaattgaatatatttttattaattaattattttttagtttagtaaaatgtagattttttcttcattcaaaataaaaattgcaatttcgaTTATATTCAGCACGCAAATGAGAGAGTATGTCGCGAAATTATTGCATGCATATGTGTTACATAAATCGATCAATAAATAACACTGCGTATTTTTGTGTAACATGCTAATAGATAATTAATCAAGAATTTTTGCAACAGCAGAAAGAAACGTATTTAATTGTatgcaattattaaaatgaGGTCAAGCGCATAATCAAATTTGTTTGATTAGAATGGGCTTTATGTTGTCTTCACccattagataaaattttaaaaatgttaacatcGATGTAAGAAACGACCATAAGCAATATTACAATGTAGAAATTTCCcactaatttacattttaaaaattagcttATTTCGCCTTGAACATAAAACTTGATTATTGACATATCATTCGAAACCATTTCACTTATCTGTCCGGTTGAAACTGGCTAGAGCTGAGAAAGATTCTGAAAGATTGTCGGTTGAACTCCTATCTTCATACGTTCACATATAGTATTGAGATCAGTCCTAACTCCTAAAAACAGTTCCGGTAGAGAAGCTTTCTACGTTACCTCTGACTTTGACAATCctcagattttttaaattattattttagaaactttCGCAACCTTTCAGCCGGAGGCCACTTCGTATTCAGCTATCGTAGAAGAAATATTAGATAAGTTTACAAGGTGCCTCAAATACTTGCTGAAAATTGTCACATAGTTCTCAGACTATAACAACATATTACACAAGAAGATATCTCTATTTCCAGATGAAGAATTATTccctcatttattattattattgactaaAGCATCTCAAATGCGtggaatgtaaaataaataaaaaaaagcgaaAGAATCACACAAAAAAGCACAGTTTAATTAATGGTATGGATATTTCGAACACTAgatgaattaaaattgaatacattttgctccaaaatatttttttttataaatataaacatctatgaattctaaatttttcaaaaattttacaagacATCAAACATTTATTGATCCCAAAGTACAAAAGTACGGaatccttaaatttaaaacgtCGTAAGTTGattgtcttttgttttttaaatttttatcacactttaaatataatgaattatgAAGAAGCTAGACGCCAGAAGTATACAAAAGAGTCGTTTTTAAAGGGTTTATGACGTTTAAAAATATCTCTGCTACCTAGTCCATGCTACCTAGCTACCTAGTTCTATGGACAAACTAAGGTTTATTCATGAACTAGGGAAACATAAGCTTATCTACCTTGACTACGCGGCAGAACtgaattaataatcaaaattacaaaatttaattcttttgaaTGAAGAATTTAAGATcgaaaaagttttctatttaaaaatttgcaaatagcTAAAAGTTCTACTCAAAAACGATACTCGATATTGGTCCATAGAAAAAACAAACAGGATAGGCATGATAAATCGAGTAGAATTTGATCAACGCTTAAGAGTTATGTAAAATCCTTATCCTCGCAACCCTCAAAAAACACATGACGTCACACAAAatcttttgttttcatttatataattattttttttgtagtaacaataatttttttttagctttttgaacattttgaaaaaagttttaaggtaAAATGTATGGTGTAAATTGCTGTGCCGTATaccttacaaaatttttatgccATAGTATGCGCGCGCAGGTAACAacacaaaattataatgatttgcATCCAAGTTGCAAACAGTGCTGCTGAAATACCTTAAGAATTAATGGACGTTCTGTAAAACCGTTGAACGAATTGTGTTAGATTGTACACTTGTCCAGGACCTTTACCTGGATCCATTTGAATGAAATCATCTAAATTGTGCGTAGTTTCTGCAAAAAAATGAGGAAATCAATCAGAGATATTAAAATCATCAAGTGTACCATAGTGTGCCGCAGGCCCGCTCGCACAGGGGGAGTTCACATTTGGGGGGTCAACCTCTCCGCCCTATTGAGAATCTTTCCATATATATTTGAACTAGCAATATAGTTCTGTAAGTGCAGCCATTTATGAAACGCATTTCCACTGAAATGTCGACATTTGTtgatattaattgatttttgatcCTGAGACTGTTGACCATGGATAAAAGTCGCTTCATTTGTAAAAAGAGTGAAATCTGTGATGAATACGACTTGGAATTGTGGAAGGCAAGGTTCTCGTCAAAACAGTCTAAACGCTCGAATGTACAGGCTCCTTTTCAACTTGGCATCatctcaaaacataccttacATCGACAATGCTCTCAACGTTATAgccttataaaattattcaaggaATACGCTTTAAAAGATAATTCAACTAACCTGCAGTACCAATTGCTGGATATGGTGGTGGGGGTTTAATCCAAGTACCATCTGGCCGTTTCATATGTCTTCGATCAgatgcaaatttttgtaaaaattcttcAGCGGTAATCACACGAAAATatctagaaaaaattaaatcaaagaatttaaaacttttttaatgaaaattcccCAAAAAAGACAGGGTATAATCATCATACCTAAAATAATCAGGTTTTAAAATATGATCAGTTCGAAATGTTTCTGTAACATATTTATGAACGTATGTTGGAAATGGTAATTCAGAATCCAAATCGAAGACTAAACATCGATCTGGTTGTGGATGATATAACATGATTACATGATAATCCTGCAAT includes:
- the LOC123299997 gene encoding protein N-terminal glutamine amidohydrolase → MAEQLINTNKKIVNLFSKASDCSYVSCYCEENVWHLCKDIQERHVQEIQHCYVVFISNSSRTVPLWRQKSGRDEDKLVIWDYHVIMLYHPQPDRCLVFDLDSELPFPTYVHKYVTETFRTDHILKPDYFRYFRVITAEEFLQKFASDRRHMKRPDGTWIKPPPPYPAIGTAETTHNLDDFIQMDPGKGPGQVYNLTQFVQRFYRTSINS